One part of the Bacteroidota bacterium genome encodes these proteins:
- a CDS encoding DUF86 domain-containing protein, whose protein sequence is MSKRSPKLLVQDILESGQKIIKYTDGISFEEFVNDSKTVDAVSRNFEIIGEAANRLPDEFKEAHPNINGHKIRGFRNRIIHDYFGIDFNIVWIIKETFLPDTIVKIKKIDL, encoded by the coding sequence ATGTCTAAGAGGTCGCCTAAATTGTTAGTTCAAGATATTCTTGAAAGTGGACAGAAAATTATAAAATATACTGATGGAATTTCTTTTGAAGAGTTTGTGAATGACTCCAAAACGGTTGATGCTGTCAGTAGGAATTTTGAAATCATCGGAGAAGCGGCAAATCGGCTACCGGATGAATTTAAAGAAGCGCACCCGAATATAAACGGGCATAAAATCCGGGGATTTCGGAATAGAATAATTCATGATTATTTTGGAATTGACTTCAACATCGTTTGGATAATTAAAGAAACGTTTCTTCCTGATACAATAGTTAAGATTAAAAAAATTGATTTATAA